A stretch of Cucumis sativus cultivar 9930 chromosome 2, Cucumber_9930_V3, whole genome shotgun sequence DNA encodes these proteins:
- the LOC101219236 gene encoding mitotic-spindle organizing protein 1A — translation MDQEAARTARESLDLAFHMSNVLDAGIDRHTLSVLIALCDMGVNPEALAAVVKELRREPPSSDTIVSSNKS, via the coding sequence ATGGATCAAGAGGCTGCACGAACTGCTCGAGAATCACTAGACCTTGCATTTCATATGTCTAATGTACTTGATGCTGGGATCGATCGGCACACTCTCTCTGTCCTCATTGCTCTCTGTGACATGGGTGTGAACCCTGAAGCTCTGGCTGCTGTGGTCAAGGAATTACGGCGGGAGCCACCCTCATCAGACACCATCGTATCCAGTAACAAGTCATAA